CGGCCTCCAGGGCCTCTACTCAAGGTAAGGCTCCGGCCTCCTCCAAGTCTCCAGCAGCTTCGAAGCCCAAGTCCGCTTCTAATCCAGCCTCTCGAGAGCCCATCACCATCAATGAGTCCACTGAGAGTGGCTCCAAGGGGGGAACTGAGGTCGCTCTTCTGGCGACTCAATTCCGCCAGGTTGCTACTATCGTTGTAATTAGTGGAGCTGCTGGAAAGCGAGCCCAAACTTTTGAGGCCTCCCCTGAGGGCCGGACTGTCAAGAAAGCGCGCACGGCAGGGTCTCCAGAAACTGCTTCTCCTTCTTCCATAGACAAAGGGAAACAGATCGTGGAGCAACTGTCCTCGGCTCCCGATAACGATCAacttcaaattgaatcaaaccgaatctaACCGATTAaccttctaaaatatttttaataaattttataaaattatttatttttaatatatagcaagtaatatttcataaataactaaaattgttttactaattaaatataGCTTTATTACACAATCAACTACATTTCATGTCTTAGAAAAAGCTCAAGGATATCAAATCCTGGAAACAATCACACAAAAACACATCCCCTTTAAAGAAAATCTTCTAGCCTTCCAAACTTCAAACCTTGAATGGAGGTGGggctttatttaaatttagctCAACATCTGCTGCAGTCTCAAACAACATTGAATCCTACATTAAACACTATCATCAACAATTAACATAGAAAacattatgattatgtaattgaAATTTCTGTCAATTTGCATCTCTAACAACAGTAATAAAGCATCCATAAATTATGAGTGATTAAATAGAAAGAACTAACCTTCTCATGCATTTCCTTCTAATTTGTTTCTGAGAAACTTTCTCTTCACTTGATTTGCCTTAATTACAATTGTTACCCAAAGCTTGTTGTAGACTCTGTCAACTAACCCAAACCAAGCACACCTCCATGAGTCGTTGAAGTACAAGATGCTACAAACTCCAATAAATCCGGCCGCAAATCCCATTCCCATACCACCGTAGAACCAAACCATTTCAGAGTCATCTTTCCTCGTAGTGCCACCTTTTTCATGACCTTTAGGCAATTCATCTGCATCATCTGAACAGTTATTCAATGGAGGTCCACAAAGTCCATCGTTGCCGATGTAGATGGATTTGTCATCCAAAGTCTGAAGTTGGTTTCCCTTTGGAATTCGTCCTGATGAGTGATTGAATGACAAATTCAAGTGACTTAAAAAGTTCAAATCAGAAATGCTGAATGGAATAGAGCCAGAAAGTTCATTTTCAGACAAGTCAAGTGATTCTAGTGAGCTTAACTTGCCAATGTTCCAAGGGATATGTCCATCCAATTTGTTTGTAGATAGATTCAGGTTCTGTAGACCTGAAAGATTCATCAACTCCTGAGGAATTTCTCCAACAAATTTATTTCCTGAAAGGTCAATAGAATAGAGAAATCGAAGTGTTCTAGTATATTCAAGCTCTATTCCTTTGACATAAACCTGCACATTCTCACCATAGCCAGCTGTTTCATAAAGAAGGGGTACATCTTTAAGGTAGTAGTCCCAATGCCCTTTCTGCTCATGCATAGCAATTGCAGTAAAATTGCTAAAACAATTAGGTATGGTTCCAGTCATCATGTTATTTGCCAAGTTCAATATGCGAAGAGAAGCAAGGTAGCAAAGCTGCAGAGGAATCTCACCTTCAAATTTATTAGAGTGAATACTCAGTACTTTCAGAGAAGATAGGCTCTCACCTATCCATGAAGGAATAAAACCATCAAAAGATTTCATGCTAAGATCAAGAGTCTCCAAGGATTCTAGATACCTTAATGACATTGGGATCTTTCCTTGCAGAGTATTGTTTTGCAAATGCAGGGAAACAAGCGACTCTTGAGAACCCAAGGACATTGGAACCTCACCACTCAGCATATTACTTGAAAAATCAATCACAGTTAAACTTGTCAAATTTCCCCAACATGAAGGTATTCTTCCTGATAGATGATTATTCGAAAGATCAAGAATTTGTAAAGATTCAATCCTGCATAAAGTAGCTGGAACTGTACCATTCAAGTAGTTGTTGGAGAGGGATAAGAGTTCCAGACTTGGCATCGTATCACTGATATTCTGGGGAATCTGGCCGTGGAGCAAGTTGTTGGAGATATCCAATATGGTTGCATCAAAATGAGAACAGGTTAAAAAACCATCAAACTGGTTAGATTTCAACAATATGAACCTTAAATAACTAGCATAAGTTGTGTTCAGTTTTCTGAAAGTTGGTAAGGTCCCAAACAACTGATTATAAGATAAATCCAATCGTAGAATATTGGAAGAAATATTTTCAAACCAGTCAGGGATGTTATCtgagatgcttgcattagacatTTCTAGAAATCTAATGCTCTTTTGTGTTTTGAGCCA
The Manihot esculenta cultivar AM560-2 chromosome 1, M.esculenta_v8, whole genome shotgun sequence genome window above contains:
- the LOC110607346 gene encoding receptor-like protein EIX2, giving the protein MLPSLLELELWNCELSIIGDVSHVNFTSLEVLDLESNNFHSTIPSWLYNITKLQNLVLQDNAFRGSLSTDISNLNSLASLDADFNSLEGNIPNTLNRLCNLIELDLGYNKFGGEISGTFGNSSGCIKNSLENLILLNNSFSGSIPDNLGQFKRLKELSLSQNSFWGSIPVSIGQLYNLETLGLSQNSLHGKVSELHLLNLRSLIDLSMDGNSLVFDIDPEWIPPFQLHWIGLSSCEVGPSFPQWLKTQKSIRFLEMSNASISDNIPDWFENISSNILRLDLSYNQLFGTLPTFRKLNTTYASYLRFILLKSNQFDGFLTCSHFDATILDISNNLLHGQIPQNISDTMPSLELLSLSNNYLNGTVPATLCRIESLQILDLSNNHLSGRIPSCWGNLTSLTVIDFSSNMLSGEVPMSLGSQESLVSLHLQNNTLQGKIPMSLRYLESLETLDLSMKSFDGFIPSWIGESLSSLKVLSIHSNKFEGEIPLQLCYLASLRILNLANNMMTGTIPNCFSNFTAIAMHEQKGHWDYYLKDVPLLYETAGYGENVQVYVKGIELEYTRTLRFLYSIDLSGNKFVGEIPQELMNLSGLQNLNLSTNKLDGHIPWNIGKLSSLESLDLSENELSGSIPFSISDLNFLSHLNLSFNHSSGRIPKGNQLQTLDDKSIYIGNDGLCGPPLNNCSDDADELPKGHEKGGTTRKDDSEMVWFYGGMGMGFAAGFIGVCSILYFNDSWRCAWFGLVDRVYNKLWVTIVIKANQVKRKFLRNKLEGNA